In Fusobacterium hwasookii, a single window of DNA contains:
- a CDS encoding HU family DNA-binding protein: MTKKEFVNAFAEKGELKIKDSERLVNAFLETIEEALLKGDGVRFIGFGSWEVKERSAREVKNPQTGKMIKVEAKKVVKFKVGKPLADKVAEQKAAKKATKKK, encoded by the coding sequence ATGACAAAAAAGGAATTTGTAAATGCATTTGCTGAAAAAGGAGAATTAAAAATCAAAGATTCTGAAAGATTAGTAAACGCTTTCTTAGAAACAATAGAAGAAGCTTTACTAAAAGGTGATGGAGTAAGATTTATAGGATTTGGTTCTTGGGAAGTAAAAGAAAGAAGTGCGAGAGAAGTTAAAAACCCTCAAACTGGAAAAATGATTAAAGTTGAAGCTAAAAAGGTTGTAAAATTCAAAGTTGGAAAACCTTTAGCTGATAAAGTAGCTGAACAAAAAGCTGCTAAAAAAGCAACTAAGAAAAAATAA
- a CDS encoding enoyl-CoA hydratase-related protein, protein MSVVSYKQENFIGIITIERPEALNALNSQVLDELNTTFRNINLETTRVVLLTGSGTKSFVAGADISEMSTLNNVEGARFGNKGNEVFRKIEIFPLPVIAVVNGFALGGGCELAMSCDFRVCSENAVFGQPEVGLGITPGFGGTQRLARLIGLGKAKEMIYTGNAIKADEALNVGLVNHVYPQETLMEEAMKLAQKIAKNAPFAVRACKKAINQGIDTDMDRAIIIEEKLFGECFSTEDQKVGMKAFLEKVKGVEFKNK, encoded by the coding sequence ATGTCAGTTGTATCTTATAAACAAGAAAATTTTATTGGTATAATAACTATTGAAAGACCAGAGGCATTAAATGCATTAAATTCCCAAGTCTTAGATGAGTTAAATACAACTTTTAGAAATATAAATTTAGAAACAACAAGAGTTGTTTTATTAACAGGTTCAGGAACAAAATCGTTTGTTGCAGGTGCTGATATTTCTGAGATGTCTACTTTAAATAATGTAGAAGGAGCTAGATTTGGTAATAAAGGTAATGAAGTATTTAGAAAAATAGAAATCTTCCCTTTACCAGTTATAGCAGTTGTAAATGGTTTTGCATTAGGTGGAGGTTGTGAATTAGCTATGAGTTGTGATTTCAGAGTTTGTTCTGAAAATGCTGTTTTTGGACAACCAGAAGTTGGTTTAGGAATTACTCCAGGATTTGGAGGAACTCAAAGATTAGCAAGACTTATAGGTTTAGGAAAAGCCAAAGAAATGATTTATACAGGAAATGCAATTAAAGCAGATGAAGCTCTTAATGTAGGTTTAGTAAATCATGTGTATCCACAAGAAACTTTAATGGAAGAAGCTATGAAACTAGCACAAAAAATTGCTAAAAATGCACCATTTGCAGTTAGAGCATGTAAGAAAGCTATAAATCAAGGTATAGATACTGATATGGATAGAGCTATAATAATAGAAGAAAAACTATTTGGTGAATGTTTTTCAACAGAAGATCAAAAAGTTGGAATGAAAGCATTTTTAGAAAAAGTAAAAGGTGTGGAATTTAAAAATAAATAA
- a CDS encoding 3-hydroxybutyryl-CoA dehydrogenase, with protein MKVGIIGAGTMGAGIAQAFAQTEGFTVALCDINNEFAANGKNKIAKGFEKRVEKGKMEKAEADTILSRITTGTKEICADCDLVIEAAIENMEIKKQTFKELDEICKPEAIFATNTSSLSITEIGAGLKRPMIGMHFFNPAPVMKLVEIIAGLQTPADIVEKIKKVSEDIGKVPVQVEEAPGFVVNRILIPMINEAVGIYAEGIASVEGIDAAMKLGANHPIGPLALGDLIGLDVCLAIMDVLYHETGDSKYRAHTLLRKMVRGKQLGQKTGKGFYDYTK; from the coding sequence ATGAAAGTAGGAATTATTGGGGCAGGAACAATGGGGGCAGGAATTGCTCAAGCATTTGCACAAACTGAAGGTTTTACAGTTGCATTATGTGATATCAATAATGAGTTTGCAGCTAATGGAAAAAATAAAATAGCTAAAGGTTTTGAAAAAAGAGTAGAAAAAGGTAAAATGGAAAAAGCAGAAGCTGATACAATTTTATCAAGAATTACAACAGGTACAAAAGAAATTTGTGCAGATTGTGATTTAGTAATTGAAGCTGCTATTGAAAATATGGAAATAAAAAAACAAACTTTTAAGGAATTAGATGAAATATGTAAGCCAGAAGCTATATTTGCAACAAATACTTCATCTTTATCAATAACTGAAATAGGAGCAGGTTTAAAAAGACCTATGATAGGAATGCACTTTTTTAATCCAGCACCAGTTATGAAACTTGTGGAAATTATTGCAGGACTTCAAACACCAGCTGATATAGTTGAAAAAATTAAAAAAGTTTCAGAAGATATCGGAAAAGTTCCAGTACAAGTTGAAGAAGCACCAGGTTTTGTTGTGAATAGAATATTAATTCCTATGATAAATGAAGCTGTTGGAATCTATGCAGAAGGAATTGCTTCTGTTGAAGGAATAGATGCTGCCATGAAATTAGGAGCAAATCACCCTATTGGACCTCTAGCTTTAGGAGATTTAATTGGACTAGATGTTTGTCTTGCTATAATGGATGTTTTATATCATGAAACAGGAGATAGCAAATATAGAGCTCATACTTTATTAAGAAAAATGGTTCGTGGAAAACAATTAGGACAAAAAACTGGTAAAGGTTTCTATGACTATACTAAATAA
- a CDS encoding lysophospholipid acyltransferase family protein, which translates to MYYIQYIVARFFIFLLLLFPEKLRFKFGDFLGTVAYKLIKSRRLTALINLRMAFPEKSEEEIEEIAKKSFKIMIKAFLCSLWFEKYLTNPKNIKIVNQESMENAYKKGKGVMAATMHMGNMEASTVCTGEHKIITVAKKQRNPYINDYIARLRGKANYMEVIEKNEKTSRVLISKLKEKKIYALFSDHRDKGAIVNFFGKETKAPSGAISMALKFNMPFVLVYNTFNDDNTITVYVTDEIELKRTDNFKEDVQNNVQYLINIMEDVIRKHPEQWMWFHDRWNSFREYKKNLKNKETTK; encoded by the coding sequence ATGTACTATATACAATATATCGTGGCAAGATTTTTTATTTTTTTATTACTTTTATTTCCTGAAAAATTAAGATTTAAGTTTGGAGATTTTTTAGGAACAGTAGCTTATAAGTTAATTAAAAGTAGGAGACTTACAGCACTTATAAATTTAAGAATGGCTTTTCCTGAAAAATCGGAAGAAGAAATCGAAGAGATTGCAAAAAAATCTTTTAAAATTATGATAAAAGCTTTTTTATGTTCACTGTGGTTTGAAAAGTATTTAACTAATCCTAAAAATATAAAAATTGTTAATCAAGAAAGTATGGAGAATGCCTATAAAAAAGGGAAAGGTGTTATGGCTGCAACTATGCACATGGGAAATATGGAAGCTAGTACAGTATGTACTGGTGAACATAAAATTATTACTGTTGCTAAAAAACAAAGAAATCCATATATAAATGACTATATAGCAAGACTTAGAGGAAAAGCGAACTATATGGAAGTAATTGAAAAAAATGAAAAAACAAGTAGAGTTTTAATCTCTAAATTAAAAGAGAAGAAAATATATGCTCTATTTTCTGATCATAGAGATAAGGGAGCAATAGTTAATTTCTTTGGTAAAGAAACAAAGGCACCTAGTGGAGCAATATCAATGGCATTAAAATTTAATATGCCTTTTGTACTTGTTTATAATACTTTTAATGATGACAATACAATAACAGTTTATGTTACAGATGAAATAGAATTAAAAAGAACAGATAATTTTAAAGAAGATGTACAAAACAATGTGCAATATTTAATAAATATTATGGAAGATGTCATTAGAAAACATCCAGAACAATGGATGTGGTTTCATGATAGATGGAATAGTTTTAGAGAGTATAAAAAAAATTTAAAAAATAAGGAGACTACAAAATGA
- a CDS encoding DUF6612 family protein yields MKKSLKKSLFLLLTLLSILFIVACGEKAEKKEVVEKFVENSKNIKSTDVSASMKMEQKNSTGPAGMSMEVSGNMSIILEPKLSMKIDLTIPATNNKLSMYLKDGYSYVQNPGDGQWIKQSNKEFEEQFKKVYAQSNLVYDFLIKNLDKIDLEEKGGNYLLIIKNVKDIIKKDFSALDPTGKGLEGYEDIVVTFTVDKKTFLPVNFLMKGAIN; encoded by the coding sequence ATGAAAAAATCTTTAAAAAAATCATTATTTCTTTTACTAACTTTATTATCTATACTTTTTATTGTAGCTTGTGGAGAAAAAGCTGAAAAAAAAGAGGTTGTAGAAAAATTTGTTGAAAATTCTAAAAATATTAAAAGTACTGATGTATCTGCATCCATGAAAATGGAACAAAAAAATTCCACTGGTCCTGCTGGTATGTCTATGGAAGTAAGTGGAAATATGTCTATAATATTAGAACCTAAACTTTCTATGAAAATAGATTTGACAATACCTGCTACTAATAATAAATTATCTATGTATCTAAAAGATGGTTACTCTTATGTACAAAATCCTGGTGATGGTCAATGGATTAAACAATCAAATAAAGAATTTGAAGAACAATTTAAAAAGGTATATGCTCAATCAAATTTAGTCTATGATTTTCTTATTAAAAATTTAGATAAGATTGATTTAGAAGAAAAAGGTGGAAACTATTTACTTATTATTAAAAATGTTAAAGATATAATAAAAAAAGATTTTTCTGCTCTAGACCCTACTGGAAAGGGCTTAGAAGGCTATGAAGATATAGTTGTAACTTTTACAGTTGATAAAAAAACTTTTTTACCTGTTAACTTCTTAATGAAAGGTGCTATTAATTGA
- a CDS encoding RluA family pseudouridine synthase, giving the protein MIEYIIDEEYESVRVDRFLRKHLKNINLSEIYKMLRKGKIKVNNKKISQDYRLVLGDIVFIFLPENFKENQKEVFIELSQERKEKLKEMISFENENLFVINKSLGDVVHKGSGHDISLLEEFRSYYSNNNVNFVNRIDKLTSGLVIGAKNIKTAREVAKEIQAGNIIKRYYILVNGKIEKEDFILENYLKKDEEKVIVSDIEKEGYKKSITHFKKIKEYDKYTLLEAELKTGRTHQLRAQLNHIGNNIVGDTKYGKNERGNMMYLFSYYLKIDLYNLEIKLEIPKSFLI; this is encoded by the coding sequence ATGATAGAATATATAATTGATGAAGAATATGAAAGTGTTAGAGTTGATAGATTTTTAAGAAAACACTTAAAAAATATTAATCTTTCTGAAATATATAAAATGTTAAGAAAAGGTAAAATAAAAGTTAATAATAAAAAAATCTCCCAAGATTATAGATTAGTTTTGGGAGATATTGTATTTATATTTTTACCTGAAAATTTTAAGGAAAATCAAAAAGAAGTTTTTATTGAACTTAGTCAAGAAAGAAAAGAAAAATTAAAAGAAATGATAAGTTTTGAAAATGAAAATTTATTTGTAATAAATAAGTCTTTAGGTGATGTTGTTCATAAAGGAAGTGGACATGATATTTCTCTACTTGAAGAATTTAGAAGTTATTATTCAAATAATAATGTGAATTTTGTAAATCGTATAGATAAATTGACATCTGGTTTAGTTATAGGAGCTAAGAATATAAAAACAGCTAGGGAAGTAGCAAAAGAAATTCAAGCTGGTAATATAATAAAAAGGTATTATATTTTAGTAAATGGAAAAATAGAAAAAGAAGATTTCATTTTAGAAAACTACTTGAAAAAAGACGAAGAAAAGGTTATAGTATCAGATATTGAGAAAGAGGGATACAAAAAATCTATAACACATTTTAAGAAAATAAAAGAATATGATAAATATACCTTATTGGAAGCTGAGCTTAAAACAGGAAGAACACATCAATTAAGAGCACAATTAAACCATATAGGAAATAATATTGTAGGAGATACAAAATATGGAAAAAATGAGAGAGGAAACATGATGTATCTATTTTCTTATTATCTAAAAATAGATTTATATAATTTGGAAATTAAATTAGAAATACCAAAGTCTTTTTTAATTTAA
- a CDS encoding bifunctional folylpolyglutamate synthase/dihydrofolate synthase, whose amino-acid sequence MEEKMNIDALLEELYAYSMFSIRLGLDNIKEICKHLGNPQNSYKVIHITGTNGKGSVSTTVERILLDAGYKVGKYTSPHILEFNERISFNDKYISNEDVAKYYERVKKIIDEHKIQATFFEVTTAMMFDYFKDVKADYVILEAGMGGRYDATNVCNNIVSVITNVSLEHTEYLGDTIYKIAKEKAGIIKECPYTIFADNNPDVKKAIEEATDKYVNVLEKYKDSTYKLDFNTFATNILINGNKYEYSLFGDYQYKNFLCAYEVVKYLGIDENIIKEAIKKVVWQCRFEVYSKNPLVIFDGAHNLAGVEELIKIVKQHFSKDEVTILVSILKDKDRVSMFRKLNEISSNIVLTSIPNDPRASTAKELYDYVENKEDFEYEEDPIKAYNLALSKKRKLTICCGSFYILIKLKEGLNG is encoded by the coding sequence ATGGAGGAAAAAATGAATATTGATGCCTTACTTGAAGAATTATATGCTTATTCTATGTTTAGTATAAGACTTGGTTTAGATAATATTAAAGAAATTTGTAAACACTTAGGGAATCCACAAAATTCATATAAAGTTATACATATAACTGGAACTAATGGTAAAGGTTCTGTTTCAACAACAGTTGAAAGAATATTATTGGATGCAGGATATAAGGTGGGAAAATACACATCACCTCATATACTTGAATTTAATGAAAGAATATCTTTTAATGATAAATATATAAGTAATGAGGATGTTGCTAAATATTATGAAAGAGTTAAGAAAATTATTGATGAACATAAAATACAAGCCACATTTTTTGAAGTGACAACTGCTATGATGTTTGATTATTTTAAAGATGTAAAAGCAGATTATGTAATTTTAGAAGCAGGTATGGGTGGAAGATATGATGCTACAAATGTTTGTAATAATATAGTATCAGTTATAACAAATGTTAGTTTAGAGCATACAGAATATTTAGGAGATACTATTTATAAAATTGCAAAAGAAAAAGCTGGAATAATAAAAGAATGTCCTTATACAATATTCGCTGATAATAATCCTGATGTTAAAAAAGCTATTGAAGAAGCAACGGATAAATATGTAAATGTTTTAGAAAAATATAAGGACAGTACTTACAAATTAGATTTTAACACTTTTGCAACTAATATTTTAATAAATGGAAATAAATATGAGTATTCTCTTTTTGGAGACTATCAATATAAGAATTTTCTATGTGCTTATGAAGTTGTTAAATATTTAGGTATAGATGAGAATATAATAAAGGAAGCAATTAAAAAAGTTGTGTGGCAATGTAGATTTGAAGTGTATTCAAAAAATCCATTAGTAATTTTTGATGGAGCACATAACCTTGCTGGTGTTGAGGAACTGATTAAAATTGTAAAGCAACATTTTTCAAAAGATGAAGTTACAATACTTGTTTCAATTTTAAAAGATAAAGATAGAGTTTCTATGTTTAGAAAACTAAATGAGATATCTTCTAATATAGTTTTAACTTCTATACCAAATGATCCAAGAGCATCAACAGCTAAGGAATTATATGATTATGTTGAAAATAAGGAAGATTTTGAATATGAAGAAGATCCAATAAAAGCATATAATCTAGCTTTAAGTAAAAAAAGAAAACTTACTATATGTTGTGGTTCTTTCTATATATTAATAAAATTAAAAGAGGGATTGAATGGATAA
- a CDS encoding NCS2 family permease, with the protein MSFLDGYFKITERDSTISREVMGGVTTFLAMAYIIIVNPSILSLSGMDKGALITVTCLASFIGTIIAGVWANSPIALAPGMGLNAFFTYTLTLEKQVPWQTALGIVFLSGCFFLILSIGGIREKIANSIPIPLRLAVGGGIGLFIAFIGLKSMGIVVANPATYVGLGEFTKTTCVSIIGLFIIAIMEIKRMKGGILLGIIVTTVLGIIIGDVSLPEKIISLPPSPASIMFKLDILSAMKLSLIGPIFSFMFVDLFDSLGTLMSCSQEMGLVNEKGEINNLGRMLYTDAASTIMGASIGTSTVTAYVESAAGIVAGARTGLAATVTALGFLLSLFFTPLISIVPAYATAPALIILGIFMFRQVAALDFSDFKILFPSFVTIFTMPLTYSISTGLALGFLSYLIVHILVGDFKKLNITFGFIGAICLLHLLV; encoded by the coding sequence ATGAGTTTTTTGGATGGTTATTTTAAAATAACTGAAAGGGATAGTACAATTTCAAGAGAAGTAATGGGAGGAGTTACAACATTTTTAGCCATGGCTTATATTATAATTGTAAACCCATCTATTTTATCACTTTCTGGGATGGATAAAGGAGCTTTAATAACAGTGACTTGTTTAGCTTCTTTTATAGGGACAATTATAGCAGGAGTATGGGCAAATTCACCTATTGCACTTGCACCAGGTATGGGACTTAATGCTTTCTTTACTTATACATTAACATTAGAAAAGCAAGTACCTTGGCAAACTGCATTAGGAATAGTATTTTTATCAGGATGTTTCTTTTTAATCTTATCAATAGGAGGAATCAGAGAAAAAATAGCAAATTCTATACCAATTCCATTAAGATTAGCAGTTGGAGGAGGAATTGGATTATTTATAGCTTTCATTGGGCTTAAATCAATGGGAATAGTTGTCGCAAATCCTGCTACTTATGTAGGGCTTGGTGAATTTACAAAGACTACTTGTGTTTCAATAATAGGACTTTTCATTATAGCTATAATGGAAATAAAAAGAATGAAAGGTGGAATACTTTTAGGAATTATTGTAACAACTGTATTAGGAATTATTATAGGAGATGTATCTTTACCAGAAAAGATAATTTCTTTACCACCTAGTCCAGCATCTATTATGTTTAAATTAGATATTCTATCTGCAATGAAACTATCATTAATAGGTCCTATATTTTCATTTATGTTTGTTGATTTATTTGACTCATTAGGAACTCTTATGAGTTGTTCACAAGAAATGGGGCTTGTAAATGAAAAGGGCGAAATAAACAATCTTGGAAGAATGCTTTATACAGATGCTGCATCAACAATAATGGGAGCTTCAATAGGAACATCAACTGTAACTGCTTATGTGGAATCAGCAGCAGGAATAGTAGCAGGAGCTAGAACAGGGCTTGCCGCAACAGTAACAGCTTTAGGTTTCTTATTATCTTTATTTTTTACTCCACTTATTAGTATAGTACCTGCTTATGCAACAGCTCCAGCATTAATAATACTTGGAATATTTATGTTTAGACAAGTTGCAGCACTTGATTTTTCTGATTTTAAAATTTTATTTCCATCTTTTGTTACAATATTTACTATGCCATTAACTTATAGTATAAGTACAGGTTTAGCATTAGGATTTTTATCATATTTAATTGTTCATATATTAGTGGGAGATTTCAAAAAATTAAATATTACATTCGGATTTATTGGTGCAATATGCCTACTTCATCTACTTGTATAG
- a CDS encoding cation-translocating P-type ATPase — protein MKHFTKSKKNLFEEFETTSTGLTDDEVKKRRKKYGENRFVEKEKDGLIKIFFDQFKDSLVIILLVAAIISFFSGNKESSFVIVLVLILNSILGAYQTVKAQKSLDSLKKMSSPKCKVIRDHEQLELDSSEVVPGDIVIIEAGDIVPADGRIIENFSLLVNENSLTGESNSIEKTDEVLQYEDLALGDQVNMVFSGSLVNYGRAKILITETGMSTQLGKIATLLDQTEENVTPLQKSLDIFGKRLTLGIVVLCVLIFGIYVYHGNTVLDSLLLAVALAVAAIPESLNPIITIVLSLETEKLAKENAIVKELKSIEALGSISVICSDKTGTLTQNKMTVKKIFINGKLDNEYSLNIDKKVDKLLLDSFILCTDATDTIGDPTETALIHLTQKYNMSFRDERKDSKRISEIPFDSVRKLMTVLYEDKKGKYIVFTKGAFDSLVTRFKYFIDENGDIQNINEDFIKKIEKINNDLAEEGLRVLTFAYKYIDEAKDLTTEDENSYIFHALVGMIDPPREESKVAVQECIRGGIKPVMITGDHKITARTIAKNIGIFKYGDMAIEGVELEKMSDEELEKSVEKISVYARVSPEHKIRIVNAWQKLGKICAMTGDGVNDAPALKKANIGIAMGITGTEVSKNAASMILADDNFSTIVKAIITGRNVYRNIKNAIGFLLSGNTAAILAVLYSSLANLPVIFSPVQLLFINLLTDSLPSIAVGVEPKNEDILDEKPRDPNEAILTKRFSSKLVIEGVLIAIFIIIAFYIGLKESALKGSTMAFATLCLARLFHGIDYRGQRNVFAIGFFKNKFSLIAFALGFVLLNLVLLIPAVYEVFGITKIEPVNFLQIYVLSLIPTVLVQIYKAIKYR, from the coding sequence ATGAAACATTTTACAAAATCTAAAAAAAATCTATTTGAAGAGTTTGAAACAACTTCAACTGGTTTAACAGATGATGAAGTAAAGAAAAGAAGAAAAAAATATGGAGAAAACAGATTTGTTGAAAAAGAGAAAGACGGACTTATAAAAATCTTCTTTGATCAATTTAAAGACTCTCTTGTAATTATTTTACTTGTTGCTGCTATTATTTCATTTTTTTCTGGAAACAAAGAAAGTAGTTTTGTTATAGTTTTAGTACTTATTTTAAACTCTATTCTTGGTGCTTATCAAACAGTTAAAGCTCAGAAATCTCTAGATAGCTTAAAGAAAATGTCATCACCAAAATGTAAAGTTATTAGAGATCATGAGCAATTAGAACTTGATTCTTCGGAAGTAGTGCCTGGAGATATTGTTATTATAGAAGCTGGAGATATTGTTCCAGCAGATGGAAGAATAATTGAAAACTTTTCATTACTTGTAAATGAAAATTCTCTTACTGGTGAATCAAATTCAATAGAAAAAACAGATGAAGTATTACAATATGAAGACTTAGCTCTAGGTGATCAAGTTAATATGGTTTTTTCAGGAAGCCTTGTAAATTATGGTAGAGCTAAAATATTAATAACAGAAACTGGTATGAGTACACAATTGGGAAAGATTGCTACTCTTTTAGATCAAACAGAAGAAAATGTAACTCCATTACAAAAATCTTTGGATATATTTGGAAAAAGATTAACTCTTGGTATAGTAGTTCTTTGTGTACTTATCTTTGGAATATATGTATATCATGGAAATACTGTTCTTGATTCATTATTATTAGCAGTAGCTTTAGCAGTTGCAGCAATTCCAGAATCATTAAATCCTATTATTACTATAGTGTTATCACTTGAAACTGAAAAACTTGCTAAGGAAAATGCAATAGTAAAAGAATTAAAATCTATTGAAGCTCTTGGTTCAATTTCAGTTATATGTTCAGATAAAACTGGTACTCTTACTCAAAATAAGATGACAGTCAAAAAGATTTTTATAAATGGAAAATTAGATAATGAATACTCTTTAAATATAGATAAAAAAGTTGATAAATTATTATTAGATAGTTTTATACTTTGTACTGATGCAACAGATACAATAGGAGATCCAACAGAAACTGCTCTTATTCATCTTACACAAAAGTATAATATGTCTTTTAGAGATGAAAGAAAAGATAGTAAAAGAATTTCTGAAATACCTTTTGACTCTGTTAGAAAGTTAATGACTGTTCTTTATGAAGATAAAAAAGGTAAATATATTGTTTTTACAAAAGGAGCTTTTGATTCTCTTGTAACTAGATTTAAGTATTTTATTGACGAAAATGGGGACATTCAAAATATAAATGAAGATTTCATTAAAAAAATTGAAAAAATAAATAATGATTTAGCAGAAGAAGGATTAAGAGTTTTAACATTTGCTTATAAATATATAGATGAAGCAAAAGATTTAACAACTGAAGATGAAAATTCCTATATTTTCCATGCTCTTGTAGGTATGATAGATCCACCAAGAGAAGAATCAAAAGTTGCAGTACAAGAATGTATAAGAGGTGGAATTAAACCTGTTATGATAACTGGTGACCATAAAATTACTGCCAGAACAATTGCAAAAAATATTGGAATATTTAAATATGGAGATATGGCTATTGAAGGTGTGGAACTTGAAAAGATGTCTGATGAAGAATTAGAAAAATCAGTTGAAAAAATTTCAGTTTATGCAAGAGTTTCTCCTGAACATAAAATAAGAATTGTTAATGCTTGGCAAAAATTAGGTAAAATTTGTGCAATGACTGGTGATGGTGTAAACGATGCTCCAGCATTAAAGAAAGCTAATATTGGAATTGCAATGGGAATAACTGGTACAGAAGTTTCTAAAAATGCTGCTTCTATGATACTTGCTGATGATAATTTCTCTACAATAGTTAAGGCTATAATAACAGGAAGAAATGTTTATAGAAATATAAAAAATGCAATTGGTTTCTTACTTTCAGGAAATACTGCTGCAATACTTGCTGTTTTATATTCATCACTTGCTAATTTACCTGTTATATTCTCTCCTGTACAACTATTGTTTATAAATTTATTAACAGATAGTTTACCGTCAATAGCAGTTGGAGTTGAACCTAAAAATGAAGATATCTTAGATGAAAAACCAAGAGATCCAAATGAAGCAATACTTACAAAAAGATTTTCTTCTAAACTTGTTATTGAAGGAGTTTTAATTGCAATTTTTATAATAATTGCTTTCTATATAGGTTTAAAAGAATCTGCATTAAAAGGTTCTACTATGGCTTTTGCAACATTATGTCTAGCAAGATTATTCCATGGAATTGATTATAGAGGTCAAAGAAATGTATTTGCTATTGGATTCTTTAAAAATAAATTTTCTTTAATAGCTTTTGCACTAGGTTTTGTATTATTAAATTTAGTTCTATTAATCCCTGCAGTCTATGAAGTATTTGGAATTACTAAAATAGAACCTGTTAATTTTCTGCAAATTTACGTACTTTCATTAATACCAACAGTATTAGTACAAATTTATAAAGCTATAAAATATAGATAA
- a CDS encoding 5'-methylthioadenosine/adenosylhomocysteine nucleosidase: MKIGIIGAMDEEIVELKNSMTNINEIQINNLKFYEGKLCSKDIVLVESGIGKVNAAISTTLLISQFKVEKIIFTGVAGAVNPEIKVTDIVIGTDLVESDMDVTAGGNYKLGEIPRMKSSYFKADPYLFTLAESVAIKLFGSDRVHKGRIISRDEFVASSEKVNKLREIFSAECVEMEGAAVAHVCEVLNIPFIVIRSISDKADDEAGMTFDEFVKIAARNSKSIVEGILSIIK, from the coding sequence ATGAAAATTGGAATAATTGGTGCTATGGATGAAGAAATAGTGGAATTAAAAAATTCAATGACAAATATAAATGAAATACAGATTAATAACTTGAAATTTTATGAAGGAAAACTTTGCTCAAAAGATATAGTTTTAGTTGAAAGTGGGATTGGTAAAGTTAATGCTGCAATTTCTACAACACTTTTAATATCTCAATTTAAGGTTGAAAAAATAATATTTACTGGTGTTGCTGGTGCAGTTAATCCTGAAATAAAAGTAACAGATATTGTTATAGGAACGGATTTAGTAGAATCTGATATGGATGTAACAGCTGGTGGAAATTATAAATTAGGAGAAATTCCTAGAATGAAATCTTCATATTTTAAAGCAGATCCTTATTTATTTACTTTAGCAGAATCAGTAGCAATAAAATTATTTGGAAGTGACAGAGTCCATAAGGGAAGGATAATTAGTAGAGATGAATTTGTTGCTTCATCAGAGAAAGTAAATAAACTTAGAGAAATTTTTTCAGCTGAGTGTGTTGAAATGGAAGGAGCAGCTGTTGCTCATGTATGTGAAGTATTGAATATTCCATTTATAGTAATAAGATCAATTTCTGACAAAGCTGATGATGAAGCAGGAATGACTTTTGATGAATTTGTTAAAATTGCAGCAAGAAATTCAAAATCAATAGTAGAAGGAATTTTATCAATAATAAAATAA